The following are encoded together in the Solenopsis invicta isolate M01_SB chromosome 14, UNIL_Sinv_3.0, whole genome shotgun sequence genome:
- the LOC105194465 gene encoding growth factor receptor-bound protein 2, which produces MEATAKHDFTATAEDELSFRRNQVLKILNMEDDMNWYRAELDSREGLIPSNYIEMKSHDWYYGRITRADAERLLMNKHEGAFLIRISESSPGDFSLSVKCSDGVQHFKVLRDAQGKFFLWVVKFNSLNELVEYHRTASVSRSQDVKLRDMIPEECLVQALYDFAPQEPGELEFRRGDVITVTDRTDQHWWHGEIGNRRGLFPSTYVTPYHS; this is translated from the exons ATGGAGGCGACAGCAAAGCACGATTTTACGGCGACCGCTGAGGACGAGCTCAGCTTTCGTAGGAACCAGGTCCTGAAG ATTCTAAACATGGAAGATGATATGAATTGGTATAGAGCTGAATTGGATTCTAGAGAAGGGCTTATACCAAGTAATTATATTGAGATGAAGAGTCACGA CTGGTACTATGGCAGAATAACCAGAGCAGACGCCGAAAGATTATTGATGAACAAACATGAAGGTGCCTTTCTGATCAGAATCAGTGAAAGCTCTCCTGGTGATTTTTCCTTATCTGTAAA atGCTCCGACGGTGTGCAACATTTCAAAGTATTAAGAGACGCACAAGGCAAGTTCTTTCTCTGGGTTGTCAAATTTAACAGCTTGAATGAACTGGTGGAATACCACCGTACAGCTTCTGTTTCTCGCTCGCAAGACGTTAAATTGCGCGATATGATTCCCGAGGAG TGTTTGGTACAAGCACTTTACGATTTTGCACCACAAGAACCTGGCGAATTAGAGTTCCGACGAGGGGATGTAATTACTGTCACAGATCGTACAGATCAGCATTGGTGGCACGGAGAAATCGGTAATAGACGGGGTCTGTTTCCGTCTACCTATGTCACGCCATATCACTCCTAG
- the LOC105194466 gene encoding DNA-directed RNA polymerases I, II, and III subunit RPABC1, protein MADDEDETYKLWRIRKTVMQLCHDRGYLVTQDELDQDLEQFKEQFGDKPSEKKPARSDLIVLVAHNDDPTDQLFVFFPDEPKIGIKTIKTYCQRMQEEKIHRAIIVVQQGMTPSAKQSLVDMAPKYILEQFLESELLINITEHELVPEHIVLTPDEKEELLTRYKLKENQLMRIQAGDPVARYFGLKRGQVVKIIRSSETAGRYISYRLVC, encoded by the exons atggcAGATGACGAGgatgaaacatataaattatggCGTATCAGGAAAACTGTAATGCAATTATGCCACGACAGAGGTTACCTCGTCACGCAGGACGAGTTGGATCAAGATCTAGAGCAGTTCAAAGAACAGTTTGGAGATAAACCTAGCGAGAAGAAGCCAGCCAGGAGCGATCTTATTGTTCTCGTGGCGCATAATGATGATCCTACAGATCAGTTATTCGTCTTCTTCCCTGATGAACCAAAAATTGGCATCAAAACCATCAAAACTTATTGCCAGCGTATGCAGGAAGAGAAGATTCACAG AGCAATCATTGTAGTCCAACAAGGCATGACACCATCGGCTAAGCAATCTCTGGTAGACATGGCGCCAAAATATATACTAGAACAGTTTCTAGAATCTGAATTATTGATAAACATTACCGAGCATGAATTAGTACCTGAGCACATTGTCCTAACTCCGGATGAGAAGGAGGAATTATTGACAAGATACAAATTGAAGGAAAATCAATTGATGCGAATACAAGCTGGTGACCCGGTGGCGCGATATTTTGGTTTGAAACGTGGACAAGTTGTTAAAATAATCAGATCGTCAGAGACTGCGGGAAGATACATATCTTACAGGCTGGTTTGTTGA
- the LOC105194463 gene encoding post-GPI attachment to proteins factor 3 isoform X1 has product MPKLTWIFLLILQICFVGNTVGSIGDKSQVYNQCLTLCRNSNCKDETDFKEQPSISLILLHWSCKEDCSYICTWRTVDYFVSRGLKIPQFYGKWPFIRMFGCQEPASVLFSILNFYAHWIMYQKFKRRIDRANPMFYTWAYFSIVCLNGWFWSTVFHSRDWPFTEAMDYSCAFSMVLTLLYCMLLRITNQRNKAFVIITCGYVSILCTHLSHLWSGRINYGYNMMFNVAIGLTTVAVTMLWWYFKRHKLPYLYLIAWFNILTILVTLLELTDFPPIFWIFDAHSLWHASTVPLTILLYRFMITDCCYLKKYYNKSFLDIDDHHRQ; this is encoded by the exons ATGCCAAAGTTGACATGGATTTTTCTGCTGATTCTTCAAATTTGTTTCGTTGGAAATACGGTTGGTTCGATAGGTGACAAGTCACAGGTATACAACCAATGTCTAACGCTGTGTCGCAATAGCAACTGCAAAGATG aaacagattttaaGGAACAACCTTCTATATCATTAATCTTGCTACATTGGTCCTGCAAGGAAGATTGCAGTTATATTTGCACATGGAGGACTGTTGACTATTTTGTATCTCGTGGTTTAAAGATACCACAATTTTATGGAAAA TGGCCATTTATCCGCATGTTTGGATGTCAGGAGCCTGCTTCAGTTCTATTctccatattaaatttttatgcacATTGGATAATGTATcagaaatttaaaagaagaataGATCGAGCCAATCCTATGTTCTATACTTGGGCATATTTTAGTATT GTATGCTTAAATGGATGGTTTTGGTCAACCGTATTCCATTCACGGGACTGGCCATTTACAGAAGCTATGGACTATTCTTGTGCATTTAGTATGGTACTTACACTCTTATACTGTATGCTTCTAAG gATAACGAATCAGAGGAATAAAGCATTTGTTATAATAACTTGTGGATATGTGAGCATTTTGTGTACACATTTGTCACATTTATGGTCAGGCAGAATTAATTATGGTTATAATATGATGTTTAATGTGGCGATAG GACTAACGACTGTTGCGGTAACAATGCTATGGTGGTATTTTAAACGCCATAAGTTGCCGTACTTGTACTTAATTGCTTGGTTCAATATATTGACTATTCTCGTGACACTGCTCGAATTGACAGATTTTCCTCCTATTTTTTGGATATTTGATGCTCATTCCTTATGGCATGCCAGTACAGTTCCTTTAACGATATTGTTATATAG GTTTATGATTACAGATTGTTGCTATTTGAagaaatactataataaatcatttctaGATATTGATGATCACCACAGAcagtaa
- the LOC105194463 gene encoding post-GPI attachment to proteins factor 3 isoform X2: MPKLTWIFLLILQICFVGNTVGSIGDKSQVYNQCLTLCRNSNCKDETDFKEQPSISLILLHWSCKEDCSYICTWRTVDYFVSRGLKIPQFYGKWPFIRMFGCQEPASVLFSILNFYAHWIMYQKFKRRIDRANPMFYTWAYFSIVCLNGWFWSTVFHSRDWPFTEAMDYSCAFSMVLTLLYCMLLRITNQRNKAFVIITCGYVSILCTHLSHLWSGRINYGYNMMFNVAIGLTTVAVTMLWWYFKRHKLPYLYLIAWFNILTILVTLLELTDFPPIFWIFDAHSLWHASTVPLTILLYRIIVSVLLEISR; encoded by the exons ATGCCAAAGTTGACATGGATTTTTCTGCTGATTCTTCAAATTTGTTTCGTTGGAAATACGGTTGGTTCGATAGGTGACAAGTCACAGGTATACAACCAATGTCTAACGCTGTGTCGCAATAGCAACTGCAAAGATG aaacagattttaaGGAACAACCTTCTATATCATTAATCTTGCTACATTGGTCCTGCAAGGAAGATTGCAGTTATATTTGCACATGGAGGACTGTTGACTATTTTGTATCTCGTGGTTTAAAGATACCACAATTTTATGGAAAA TGGCCATTTATCCGCATGTTTGGATGTCAGGAGCCTGCTTCAGTTCTATTctccatattaaatttttatgcacATTGGATAATGTATcagaaatttaaaagaagaataGATCGAGCCAATCCTATGTTCTATACTTGGGCATATTTTAGTATT GTATGCTTAAATGGATGGTTTTGGTCAACCGTATTCCATTCACGGGACTGGCCATTTACAGAAGCTATGGACTATTCTTGTGCATTTAGTATGGTACTTACACTCTTATACTGTATGCTTCTAAG gATAACGAATCAGAGGAATAAAGCATTTGTTATAATAACTTGTGGATATGTGAGCATTTTGTGTACACATTTGTCACATTTATGGTCAGGCAGAATTAATTATGGTTATAATATGATGTTTAATGTGGCGATAG GACTAACGACTGTTGCGGTAACAATGCTATGGTGGTATTTTAAACGCCATAAGTTGCCGTACTTGTACTTAATTGCTTGGTTCAATATATTGACTATTCTCGTGACACTGCTCGAATTGACAGATTTTCCTCCTATTTTTTGGATATTTGATGCTCATTCCTTATGGCATGCCAGTACAGTTCCTTTAACGATATTGTTATATAG GATTATCGTCTCTGTGCTTCTCGAGATTTCCAGATAG
- the LOC105194464 gene encoding integrin alpha-PS1 isoform X1 encodes MKMNVLLWIALSACVTHAFNLEPRIPIVKRGLQGSYFGYSVAEHIEIESNHSLSKSISWMLIGAPLDQNRQPGTNRSGALWQCPLSTYTRDCTQVITDGRLMDDGLLYRPYEYESYDSNLESDDLVPPGNDEIKDNQWLGVTVRSQGIGGKVMVCAHRHIVKTADSQWGQGQCYILTQDLKYDDLKKPCSGKPTNKAHEQFGYCQAGTSGLLTAEDRVVIGTPGPHTWRGTLYLFTISDEFLTRDNTVYNAPMQDVSPVNKYSYLGMSVTVGNFFGKNLAYAAGAPRSNGTGQVVLFTKRDFKPDMDVALTLDGEQFASSYGYEITSADVNGDKITDLIVAAPFYFNKAEGGAVYIYTTLDMCRTVKEKCLPVKLVGHEESRFGFALTSLGDLNKDGFDDIAIGAPYEGKGTVYIYLGSKNGIIKTPSQIIHAEDMPTPLKTFGYSLSGGIDMDQNGYSDLLVGAYENDAVILLRSKKIIDISTYIRYIKNGIYQDTIEPIDPNRIGCLADPNSNHTCFTFEACCKTESLAKEDSMQNLRLNYYIEAETYTGTKKFSRVWFASNNNARPHYINRTVILDSTKLVHCQKEIVYLKENTRDIQTPIKFRLNYSLIQEEPVMPPEGAPLPDMKNYPILNQQEAARVFEAVFQKDCGNNDICESDLQVTAKLNLSASSIKPDFYELLLAEREEIVVEVNVVNVGESAYEAQLFIVHSQSLNYIASKSNDSVICNLYNATMVSCSIGNPFKKDKAVDIQVRFDPKGLEDNESQLDFTIFANSTSKEVKEKLPTVLQATVLKRAELSIKGSAKTQWAFYGGPVVGESAIKHLNEIGPKVSHIYQVFNEGPWKVSTVEVRISWPYEVANDKAHGKWLLYMEEMPTIQALGDGECTLPPGHVVNPLKLQDNINLNDIDSIIPSSTPSAILYNHTNHIRITRDTEKVVNTRTIIDKDGHRHRLVAMNCKAGTAKCFDIICYIYNLQRKQEAIITVKARLWNSTLVEDYPKVDMVKIGSNARIIIPSNIVIQQENLKDDYAIAETIAYPDLLDQQEADSVPVWIYIVAAVAGMLLFILLTLILRKLGFFKRRRPDPTLSGNLEKHRDDNPENEALFKH; translated from the exons ATGAAGATGAACGTGTTGCTGTGGATAGCTTTGAGTGCATGCGTCACGCACGCTTTTAATCTAGAACCACGAATACCTATTGTCAAAAGAGGTCTGCAGGGCTCCTATTTCGGCTACTCCGTGGCCGAACATATAGAGATCGAGAGTAACCACTCGTTATCTAAATCGATCAGTTG GATGCTAATTGGTGCACCTTTGGATCAAAATCGACAACCAGGTACAAACAGATCAGGAGCGCTTTGGCAATGTCCATTGAGTACATATACAAGGGATTGTACTCAAGTTATTACAGATGGACGACTGA TGGATGATGGTTTATTATACAGACCATACGAATACGAATCGTACGATTCAA ATTTGGAATCGGATGATTTAGTACCGCCAGGGAATGACGAGATAAAAGATAATCAATGGTTAGGGGTAACTGTACGTAGTCAGGGAATAGGAGGTAAAGTTATG GTATGCGCACATCGCCATATTGTTAAAACAGCCGATTCCCAATGGGGTCAAGGTCAATGTTACATATTAACGCAGGATCTAAAATATGATGATCTGAAAAAACCATGCTCTGGAAAGCCAACCAacaa agCTCACGAACAGTTTGGTTACTGTCAGGCTGGGACTAGCGGTTTATTGACAGCTGAAGATCGTGTAGTGATTGGTACTCCAGGACCACATACTTGGAGAGGAACCCTTTATTTATTCACCATTTCTGACGAATTCTTAACTAGAGACAATACAGTTTACAACGCGCCAATGCAAGATGTTTCACCCGTAAATAAATATAGCTATCTCGGAATGTCCGTAACCGTTGGAAACTTTTTTGGCAAGAATTTGGCTTATGCGGCGGGTGCACCCCGTTCTAATGGTACAGGCCAAGTAGTTTTATTCACCAAGCGCGATTTCAAGCCCGATATGGACGTTGCCCTTACTCTGGACGGCGAACAATTTGCCTCAAGCTATGGATACGAAATCACATCAGCAGATGTAAATGGAGACAAAATAACTGATTTGATTGTGGCAGCACCGTTCTATTTTAACAAAGCGGAGGGTGGAGCTGTCTACATTTATACAACATTAGATATGTGCAGAACTGTCAAAGAAAAGTGTTTGCCAGTCAAGCTTGTTGGACATGAGGAATCAAGGTTTGGATTCGCACTGACATCTTTGGGAGACTTAAACAAAGATGGATTCGATGATATTGCAATTGGCGCTCCGTACGAGGGAAAAGGAACAGTTTATATTTATCTAGGCTCTAAGAATGGTATAATTAAAACACCGTCGCAGATCATTCATGCTGAAGATATGCCTACACCATTGAAAACGTTTGGTTATTCGTTAAGTGGCGGGATTGACATGGACCAGAATGGTTATTCGGATCTCTTAGTTGGAGCATACGAGAACGATGCAGTCATACTTCTTCGttctaagaaaataattgatatttctacttatatacgttatataaaaaatggaatatatcaAGATACAATAGAACCTATCGATCCCAACAGAATTGGATGTTTGGCCGATCCAAACTCGAATCATACATGTTTCACGTTTGAGGCTTGCTGCAAGACAGAATCATTAGCGAAAGAAGATTCTATgcaaaatttaagattaaactACTACATCGAAGCGGAGACGTACACTGGAACTAAGAAATTCTCGAGAGTTTGGTTCGCCAGCAATAACAATGCACGACCTCATTACATTAATCGAACAGTCATCTTAGATAGTACAAAATTGGTACATTGccaaaaagaaattgtttatttgAAGGAGAACACACGCGATATCCAAACTCCCATAAAATTCCGTCTAAATTATTCGCTAATACAAGAAGAGCCAGTTATGCCTCCTGAAGGTGCTCCTTTACCCGATATGAAGAATTATCCGATACTCAATCAGCAAGAAGCCGCACGCGTATTCGAAGCTGTTTTTCAGAAAGACTGTGGAAATAACGACATTTGCGAAAGTGATTTACAAGTGACGGCTAAATTGAATTTATCAGCTTCCTCCATAAAACCGGACTTCTACGAGCTGCTTTTGGCCGAAAGGGAAGAGATAGTGGTAGAGGTGAATGTGGTAAACGTCGGCGAGTCTGCGTACGAGGCTCAATTGTTTATCGTTCACTCACAGAGTTTAAACTACATCGCCAGTAAGAGCAACGATTCCGTGATCTGTAATCTGTACAATGCCACTATGGTATCATGCTCTATCGGCAATCCGTTTAAGAAGGACAAAGCAGTGGACATACAAGTGAGATTTGATCCAAAAGGTCTCGAAGATAACGAATCGCAATTGGATTTTACAATTTTCGCAAATTCCACATCAAAAGAAGTTAAAGAGAAGCTACCCACTGTGCTGCAAGCTACAGTGCTAAAACGCGCCGAACTTTCAATCAAAGG aagCGCAAAAACACAGTGGGCATTTTATGGTGGTCCTGTAGTTGGAGAATCCGCGATAAAACATTTGAATGAAATAGGACCGAAGGTATCGCATATTTATCAAGTATTTAACGAAGGCCCATGGAAAGTCAGCACTGTGGAGGTGCGCATTTCATGGCCTTACGAAGTCGCAAATGACAAAGCACATGGCAAATGGCTGCTCTATATGGAAGAGATGCCGACTATCCaag CTCTGGGGGATGGCGAATGTACATTGCCACCAGGACATGTAGTCAATCCATTAAAATTGCAAGATAATATCAACTTGAACGATATTGATAGCATTATACCATCTTCAACTCCATCAGCAATTTTGTATAATCATACTAATCACATAAGAATAACTCGAGATACGGAAAAGGTTGTAAATACGCGAACAATTATCGACAAGGATGGACATCGACATCGTCTCGTTGCAATG AATTGCAAAGCTGGCACAGCAAAGTGTTTTGACATTATATGCTATATATACAATCTGCAAAGAAAACAGGAAGCCATCATAACTGTTAAAGCAAGACTTTGGAATTCTACTTTAGTCGAAGACTATCCGAAAGTTGACATGGTCAAAATAGGTTCCAATGCTAGGATAATAATACCTTCAAACATTGTGATACAGCAAGAGAATTTGAAGGATGATTACGCAATT gCCGAGACAATTGCTTATCCAGATCTATTGGACCAGCAAGAAGCTGACTCTGTGCCAGTATGGATATATATAGTAGCCGCAGTAGCTGgcatgttattatttatactacTTACATTAATACTGAGAAAACTCGGCTTCTTCAAAAGGCGGCGGCCGGATCCGACCCTATCTGGAAATCTCGAGAAGCACAGAGACGATAATCCTGAAAACGAAgcattatttaaacattaa
- the LOC105194464 gene encoding integrin alpha-PS1 isoform X2, translated as MKMNVLLWIALSACVTHAFNLEPRIPIVKRGLQGSYFGYSVAEHIEIESNHSLSKSISWMLIGAPLDQNRQPGTNRSGALWQCPLSTYTRDCTQVITDGRLNLESDDLVPPGNDEIKDNQWLGVTVRSQGIGGKVMVCAHRHIVKTADSQWGQGQCYILTQDLKYDDLKKPCSGKPTNKAHEQFGYCQAGTSGLLTAEDRVVIGTPGPHTWRGTLYLFTISDEFLTRDNTVYNAPMQDVSPVNKYSYLGMSVTVGNFFGKNLAYAAGAPRSNGTGQVVLFTKRDFKPDMDVALTLDGEQFASSYGYEITSADVNGDKITDLIVAAPFYFNKAEGGAVYIYTTLDMCRTVKEKCLPVKLVGHEESRFGFALTSLGDLNKDGFDDIAIGAPYEGKGTVYIYLGSKNGIIKTPSQIIHAEDMPTPLKTFGYSLSGGIDMDQNGYSDLLVGAYENDAVILLRSKKIIDISTYIRYIKNGIYQDTIEPIDPNRIGCLADPNSNHTCFTFEACCKTESLAKEDSMQNLRLNYYIEAETYTGTKKFSRVWFASNNNARPHYINRTVILDSTKLVHCQKEIVYLKENTRDIQTPIKFRLNYSLIQEEPVMPPEGAPLPDMKNYPILNQQEAARVFEAVFQKDCGNNDICESDLQVTAKLNLSASSIKPDFYELLLAEREEIVVEVNVVNVGESAYEAQLFIVHSQSLNYIASKSNDSVICNLYNATMVSCSIGNPFKKDKAVDIQVRFDPKGLEDNESQLDFTIFANSTSKEVKEKLPTVLQATVLKRAELSIKGSAKTQWAFYGGPVVGESAIKHLNEIGPKVSHIYQVFNEGPWKVSTVEVRISWPYEVANDKAHGKWLLYMEEMPTIQALGDGECTLPPGHVVNPLKLQDNINLNDIDSIIPSSTPSAILYNHTNHIRITRDTEKVVNTRTIIDKDGHRHRLVAMNCKAGTAKCFDIICYIYNLQRKQEAIITVKARLWNSTLVEDYPKVDMVKIGSNARIIIPSNIVIQQENLKDDYAIAETIAYPDLLDQQEADSVPVWIYIVAAVAGMLLFILLTLILRKLGFFKRRRPDPTLSGNLEKHRDDNPENEALFKH; from the exons ATGAAGATGAACGTGTTGCTGTGGATAGCTTTGAGTGCATGCGTCACGCACGCTTTTAATCTAGAACCACGAATACCTATTGTCAAAAGAGGTCTGCAGGGCTCCTATTTCGGCTACTCCGTGGCCGAACATATAGAGATCGAGAGTAACCACTCGTTATCTAAATCGATCAGTTG GATGCTAATTGGTGCACCTTTGGATCAAAATCGACAACCAGGTACAAACAGATCAGGAGCGCTTTGGCAATGTCCATTGAGTACATATACAAGGGATTGTACTCAAGTTATTACAGATGGACGACTGA ATTTGGAATCGGATGATTTAGTACCGCCAGGGAATGACGAGATAAAAGATAATCAATGGTTAGGGGTAACTGTACGTAGTCAGGGAATAGGAGGTAAAGTTATG GTATGCGCACATCGCCATATTGTTAAAACAGCCGATTCCCAATGGGGTCAAGGTCAATGTTACATATTAACGCAGGATCTAAAATATGATGATCTGAAAAAACCATGCTCTGGAAAGCCAACCAacaa agCTCACGAACAGTTTGGTTACTGTCAGGCTGGGACTAGCGGTTTATTGACAGCTGAAGATCGTGTAGTGATTGGTACTCCAGGACCACATACTTGGAGAGGAACCCTTTATTTATTCACCATTTCTGACGAATTCTTAACTAGAGACAATACAGTTTACAACGCGCCAATGCAAGATGTTTCACCCGTAAATAAATATAGCTATCTCGGAATGTCCGTAACCGTTGGAAACTTTTTTGGCAAGAATTTGGCTTATGCGGCGGGTGCACCCCGTTCTAATGGTACAGGCCAAGTAGTTTTATTCACCAAGCGCGATTTCAAGCCCGATATGGACGTTGCCCTTACTCTGGACGGCGAACAATTTGCCTCAAGCTATGGATACGAAATCACATCAGCAGATGTAAATGGAGACAAAATAACTGATTTGATTGTGGCAGCACCGTTCTATTTTAACAAAGCGGAGGGTGGAGCTGTCTACATTTATACAACATTAGATATGTGCAGAACTGTCAAAGAAAAGTGTTTGCCAGTCAAGCTTGTTGGACATGAGGAATCAAGGTTTGGATTCGCACTGACATCTTTGGGAGACTTAAACAAAGATGGATTCGATGATATTGCAATTGGCGCTCCGTACGAGGGAAAAGGAACAGTTTATATTTATCTAGGCTCTAAGAATGGTATAATTAAAACACCGTCGCAGATCATTCATGCTGAAGATATGCCTACACCATTGAAAACGTTTGGTTATTCGTTAAGTGGCGGGATTGACATGGACCAGAATGGTTATTCGGATCTCTTAGTTGGAGCATACGAGAACGATGCAGTCATACTTCTTCGttctaagaaaataattgatatttctacttatatacgttatataaaaaatggaatatatcaAGATACAATAGAACCTATCGATCCCAACAGAATTGGATGTTTGGCCGATCCAAACTCGAATCATACATGTTTCACGTTTGAGGCTTGCTGCAAGACAGAATCATTAGCGAAAGAAGATTCTATgcaaaatttaagattaaactACTACATCGAAGCGGAGACGTACACTGGAACTAAGAAATTCTCGAGAGTTTGGTTCGCCAGCAATAACAATGCACGACCTCATTACATTAATCGAACAGTCATCTTAGATAGTACAAAATTGGTACATTGccaaaaagaaattgtttatttgAAGGAGAACACACGCGATATCCAAACTCCCATAAAATTCCGTCTAAATTATTCGCTAATACAAGAAGAGCCAGTTATGCCTCCTGAAGGTGCTCCTTTACCCGATATGAAGAATTATCCGATACTCAATCAGCAAGAAGCCGCACGCGTATTCGAAGCTGTTTTTCAGAAAGACTGTGGAAATAACGACATTTGCGAAAGTGATTTACAAGTGACGGCTAAATTGAATTTATCAGCTTCCTCCATAAAACCGGACTTCTACGAGCTGCTTTTGGCCGAAAGGGAAGAGATAGTGGTAGAGGTGAATGTGGTAAACGTCGGCGAGTCTGCGTACGAGGCTCAATTGTTTATCGTTCACTCACAGAGTTTAAACTACATCGCCAGTAAGAGCAACGATTCCGTGATCTGTAATCTGTACAATGCCACTATGGTATCATGCTCTATCGGCAATCCGTTTAAGAAGGACAAAGCAGTGGACATACAAGTGAGATTTGATCCAAAAGGTCTCGAAGATAACGAATCGCAATTGGATTTTACAATTTTCGCAAATTCCACATCAAAAGAAGTTAAAGAGAAGCTACCCACTGTGCTGCAAGCTACAGTGCTAAAACGCGCCGAACTTTCAATCAAAGG aagCGCAAAAACACAGTGGGCATTTTATGGTGGTCCTGTAGTTGGAGAATCCGCGATAAAACATTTGAATGAAATAGGACCGAAGGTATCGCATATTTATCAAGTATTTAACGAAGGCCCATGGAAAGTCAGCACTGTGGAGGTGCGCATTTCATGGCCTTACGAAGTCGCAAATGACAAAGCACATGGCAAATGGCTGCTCTATATGGAAGAGATGCCGACTATCCaag CTCTGGGGGATGGCGAATGTACATTGCCACCAGGACATGTAGTCAATCCATTAAAATTGCAAGATAATATCAACTTGAACGATATTGATAGCATTATACCATCTTCAACTCCATCAGCAATTTTGTATAATCATACTAATCACATAAGAATAACTCGAGATACGGAAAAGGTTGTAAATACGCGAACAATTATCGACAAGGATGGACATCGACATCGTCTCGTTGCAATG AATTGCAAAGCTGGCACAGCAAAGTGTTTTGACATTATATGCTATATATACAATCTGCAAAGAAAACAGGAAGCCATCATAACTGTTAAAGCAAGACTTTGGAATTCTACTTTAGTCGAAGACTATCCGAAAGTTGACATGGTCAAAATAGGTTCCAATGCTAGGATAATAATACCTTCAAACATTGTGATACAGCAAGAGAATTTGAAGGATGATTACGCAATT gCCGAGACAATTGCTTATCCAGATCTATTGGACCAGCAAGAAGCTGACTCTGTGCCAGTATGGATATATATAGTAGCCGCAGTAGCTGgcatgttattatttatactacTTACATTAATACTGAGAAAACTCGGCTTCTTCAAAAGGCGGCGGCCGGATCCGACCCTATCTGGAAATCTCGAGAAGCACAGAGACGATAATCCTGAAAACGAAgcattatttaaacattaa